The genomic DNA accccccgtccctcctctcccatcacacccccccgtccctcctctcccatcaatccccccgtccctcctctcccatcaatccccccgtccctcctctcccatcaatCCCCCCCGTCCCCTCGTCCCTACTCTCCCATCAACCCCCACCCccgtccctcctctcccatcaacCCCCACCCCCccgtccctcctctcccatcaaaCCCCCAAACCCATCCGTGCCAAGGGAACCCGACTCTCGGAAGGTATGGAAGCCGAGGGGGTGCTGGCACATGTGTCACTTAATTTAGAAGAATTAAAAATTCAGTCAATCCCACTCCCACACTGGGAATAGCCAAATGGGCTCGGGAACTTTGGTTCAGACAATTAGAGGTTGTTTTGGTTTGGATGCAAGCAGATATttaggggctcctgagtggcgcagcggtgtaAGGCACTtttttgattccaggctgtatcacaactggtcgTGATTGGGAGGCCCCATAGTGCTGCGCACAACTTGCCCAgagtcatccgggtttggccgaggtaggacgttattgtaaataacaatgtgttcttaaccgacttgcctagttaaataaaggttaaataaataatcatatttTTTTGCATTAAACTGCTGGGAGTGGATGACTGGGTTGGGTGGGCGAGATGACGAGAGAAGCTTTGGCTGGAGTGAAAGTGGGAATTGTATTGTTGGAACCACAACaacaatgacaacaacaacagcaattaATCTCTCTGAGACGTGTGCAGTATACTTTTGTCTCGAGTCTCGATCCATCTCATTCTTTAATTTCCCTTTTTTTCTAGCTTGTATTGTTCTCAACATTCCCGATGGAGCATAATGACCATGAATCATCATTTTTTTACTCAACCTCCCTCATGGTAGCAAACATGTTTTGGCCATCAGAGAGCTGCGGAGCTGCCACAGAGTAACTGAGAACCATGCCTTGGTGCTATTGACAGAATAAGGGCCTAATTAGGAGAAGAAGGGGATGCTGGGTAGTTTGCTGATACTGCATGCAGTGGGGAGGCCTGGGAGGGAGCAGACCTGTATACAAATTGCGTGGCGTCCATAGAAGTGTGCCACCTCCGGGGATTTTCTCAGCAGACCTTCTCTAAACCCCTCACTATACCGTTGAACGTGTGAAATATTAGCATGCCGGGTGTTGTGTGTCTCTAACTCATCGCAGTGTGACTCGCGTTATTGTACCGTGCGTTGTGTAATACGCCCGAAGCTCTCGCTAGCTGTCTCCCTTCACAATTGAGTGTAGTCACGGATATGCCCTACAGGCCTGAGTTGGTGTAATTTTTTCATCTGGGGTGGTTGAATGTCGTCTTGACTTTTGTCTTAACTTGGCAGCGTATCTCGTGTGCTTTCAGGTTCCCGGGCTGATGCATAATCAATAGGTAATGTTCCATCGCGTctcataatgttttttttttttgccttgcAGGGCTCCTACAAATGCCGCTGTGGATGATGCTCTGGATGACAGCTCCGAACGCAGAGAAAAGGACACCGGATCAATAGGAGCTTTCCCCCCCTTCCCTTGGCCAGTCCATTCTCCTTCCAGGGGAATATAGCTAAACACAAACAGAGCCGGACTAGGTGCTGGAGTGAACccacctcccccttcccttcccccagCCTTGCCTCCCGCAAGTCCCAGATATGTGGCCCTTACAGAGGTCACTCGCTGCCCCTCGTCTGGGGAACCTGCTCCTTCTCATGGTGCTGGTCCTCTTGGTAGGCCCATCCCAAACAGGAGGCCAACCCCAGACCTTCAAAACCTTCTACCCGCCCGATTGGGGACTGACACACCTGGCCATTCACAACAAGACGGGCGAGGTCTACGTCGGCTCGGTCAACTGGATCTTCAAGCTCTCCAGCAACCTCACCAAGCTGCGGAGCCACATGACTGGTCCCGTGGTGGACAATGAGAAGTGCTACCCCCCGCCCAGCGTCCAGTCCTGCCCCCACGACCTGGCCCAGACCAGCAATGTCAACAAGCTGCTGCTCATTGACTACGCCCAGAACCGGCTCATCGCCTGCGGGAGCACCTCCCAGGGCATCTGCCAGTTTTTAAGGCTGGACGACCTGTTCAAGCTAGGCGAGCCACACCACCGTAAGGAGCACTACCTGTCCAGCGTGGCCGAGTCTGGCACCATGTCCGGGGTCATCATCACCTCCCCGCATGGCCCCGCCAGCAAGCTCTTCATCGGCACGCCCATCGACGGCAAGTCTGAGTACTTCCCCACACTCTCCAGCCGCAAGCTGATGGCCAATGAGGAGAACGCCGACATGTTCAGCTTCGTCTACCAGGACGAGTTTGTCTCCTCGCAGCTCAAGATCCCTTCGGACACCCTCAGCAAATTCCCCGCCTTCGACATCTATTACATCTACAGCTTCAGCAGCGAGCAGTTTGTCTACTACCTGACCATGCAGCTGGACACTCAGCTCACCTCGCCAGACGCCTCCGGCGAACAGTTCTTCACCTCCAAGATCGTCCGTCTCTGCGTGGACGACCCCAAGTTCTACTCGTACGTGGAGTTCCCCATTGGCTGCACCAAGGATGGTGTGGAGTACCGCCTCATCCAGGACGCTTACCTCAGCCGGCCCGGGAAGCAGTTGGCCGACTCTTTAAGCATTTCCGAAGACGAGGACATCCTATTCACGGTCTTCTCCCAAGGCCAGAAAAACAGGGCCAAACCACCCAAGGAGTCGGCCCTGTGCCTGTTCACACTGCGCCGCATCAAGGAGAAGATCAAGGAGCGCATCCAGTCCTGCTACAGGGGAGAGGGAAGACTGTCGCTGCCCTGGTTGCTCAACAAGGAGCTGGCCTGCATCAACTCGGTGAGTCCCTGCGACCCTCGTAGTGCCACTGACCTCTATCGGATTCTCCGATTCAATTCACTGCCCTTCTGATATGTCCCTCACATTAAATTCACTTTGATTCTTATTATTTGCCATGCTCTTTTCAGACAGCATTGAACAAAAGGCCTAAGCTCTGTAATGGCTGACCTTGTGGTCTCACTGGAGATCTGTCAATCTTGAGGAGACCGTAGTTACAACCACCCTGCAATTATCAGGGTTTcgattcagacagtggtgatgAATACATGGGCCTTCCTCAACACGCCTCTGCCATGATGCTGGCATTTAGCTTTAGTCCCCTTCCACCACTTCTCCCTGGGGCCATCTGTAGGCCAGTCGTAATTAGAGAGGAAGTGCTGAGGCGTCGTGACTCTGAGCCCGGTTCCCACTCTCTTCCTGGAACCACTGAGTGCTTTGATTTAGTCCAACGGAGATATCATTAGCCCAGTCCCCAGGATTTGTGAAATGtcactcaaatgacacacacacacacacacacacacacacacacacacacacacacacacacacacacacacacacacacacacacacacacacacacacacacacacacacacacacacacacaaattcattGAGAGAGGGTTTGATCACATGCTGTCTGCAGTACTCGGCCCCTCAGGGAAGACAGAGACTTGGCTGGGGTTCTCCTACTGATCTACGGTGCATGGCCGCGCATTGCTTTCGAGAGCGCACACCCCGCTCCAGGCCGAGATAAACAGGCCTCAGTCCACATCTCCGTCGCCCTCTCTTTCGCCTCCTCCCTTctcgctccccttctctctcgttccttctttttctcttcctcttcctccttctctcttcccaaCAGTCATCCCGCTTTCTCGCCCTCTCCCCGTTCTTCCTTGCTCCCCCTCTATATATCCATCTACAGTCGACTTCTACTTCTTATTTTCTTTGTCACTCGCTCACTCACTTCCTCAGCCTGTTAGCTGGCGTTCtcaacctccatccctctctctccttcctctttcatttgttctttccctcttttttttgtgctctctttctcccccctcccctttctTAGTCTCTACCACTCTAATGATTAGTTCTTTTGATATAGCATTCTTATTAAACAGTGGTACGGCCCAGCTTGGTGACAGGTGCTACGTGCTAATGAAGGCCCATCTCCAGCTGTACGTCATACACATAATGGACTATGAATGAGTacagcaggagcaacagcaggTCACTCTTTATTACAGTTCATTACCAAGAGTGCACAGGTGCTTGAAAGAAAGGGATGTAGAGATTGGGAAAGGAGGCTGCCGAAAAGCCTGTCAGTCGCGCCGTCTGTCGTTTCTAAACCTAGAGAGCGAGAGCGAAGAAAAGAGAGGTATTTGTCAATGGCCCAGTTGAGGCACTCAGGGGGTCACCTCGCTCCTCCTCAGCTGCAGTTGATTGCCTGTCGTCGTGTTGGCCCTTTCTTTCTCAACTCCTCTTCTCCCCGTGAGTGTTAATTTGACCGTTTTGGAAATGGGCTCTGGTTCTCCGCGTGCAAATGTGTCCTCACAAGTAGCGTTTACACAGGATAACTTTTTTTCCAAAGCCAGTTAAAATGTGATCTTCTCTCAAGTAACACCCCGCAATCTGCTTAGTCAGCCAGTCGGTCGCAAACCATTCCACACTGACTCATTCTGGATTCCCGCTTTTTAAGCCCACTCGTTGCCACAGCTCCCCGGCTCTGGTGGGAACGGTGATGTAAGAGCTGCTGTGTTCAGACGATTGGCTGGCCCTTGATCCTGTGGCGACGCCATGTCAGGCTTGAGGACTCATTGAGTAGAAGTAATCCTGTAAGCACAGGTCTTGGAACAGCgttccccctcccccactctcttaaccttaacctttcaaaactgaccttagatcagtgtctgGGGGTGATTTTGGCTCATTGCTCCTTGAGGGGCTAGATGAGGTCAGCAGTTGACCCTGGTGTAGAGCGGCTGGGAGGCGAGGCGGATTGAGGCAGGCCATTGGCCAGCTGAAGGGTGCAACCTATCATGATGAATGGTCTCCCGTACTGTCAGCTCCCCTCATTACCCCTGTAAatggactgtgactgtgtgtggtctgtgtgtgtgtgtgtggaaagctCACATAGGTTCACTGTTGTAGATATTTATTATGTAATTTTGTTctttatactgtacacacacacacctctatctgAAGCGACCTCGGGCAGTGGTGGTGTTCTCAGGCCCTCATCTCATCTGTCTGGGGTTTATTAGTGATGCTATGACCTTCCACCACTCTGGGAGTAGATCCATAGAAACCATTTctccacagagggagggagcaacaCCGAGATCGGGAGGGAGAGGTGggtagagtgggagagagaataagagagggagagcaagtgggtgtgagagggaagagagtgagacTGGGTGGAGAGGGAAGAAACGGCATTGGTGAGAAAAGTATCCAGTTGTCGTACCTGAGTAAAAGATGCCTTTAATAGAGAACGACTCAAGTAAAaacgactcaagtaaaagtgCTGGGTGACCCCAGCAAAATTCTACTGGAGTAGAAGTCTAAACgtttttggttttaaatatacgtaagtatcaaaagtaaatggaatcgCTAAAATATGCTTAAGTATTGAAAGTAAAAGTGTCAATAAttaaaaattccttatattaagcaacccAGACGGTACAATTGTCTTGTTTTCTAAATTTACGGattgccaggggcacactacaacagtcagacatgatttacaatgaagcatgtgtgtttagtgagtccacccgatcagaggcagtagggatgaccagggatgttgccTTGATTATTGTGCGAATTGGACAATTGTCCTGCTTattagcattcaaaatgtaactcccttttgggtgtcagggaaaatgtaaggagtgAATAATACATGATTTTCATTAGGAAGGTAGTGGAGTCCAATAAAAAGTGGtccaaaaatataaatgttaaagtacagatacccaaaaaacactacttaagtagtactttaaagtatttttacttaagtacgtTACACCGCTGAGGAATAGTGAGCTggagcgaacgagagagagagagagggcgacaaGTAGCtacagaaagagaaaagagacatGCCTTTGCAGGCTATATCTGCTGAGGAAAGGGAGGCGAGGAGAAGTGGATATtgcagatggagagaaagggaaaagAGAGATCTACTGAAGCTAGTTACAGAAAGCCTGTGCTGCCCATGTGTCTGCTGGTACCACCAGCCACAGAGCAGGAGGAGATGATTTGAACAGAATGCTCCCGCACCAATAATATCGCTGTCAGTCACCCGGGCGCTGGGCTGTCACCGCTGAGTATTTCCGTCATCCGCTGGCTCTTCACAGGGAAGGCGCTTTCTACCGCTGCTCCTGACCCTTGGCGCCAGCTGGTGGCTGGCAGTGTGCCAGATAACGCTCACCGTCTTCAGGTGACATCTTGACATTCACGCCGTCAGGAAGGGAGTAGGAGGAGAACAGGGGGGGGTGTGTCGTGTTTGTTGTGGGTGgggatgtgtgttgtgtgtgttgtgttttttggggggatttttgtgtgtgtgtatagtgtttggtgaagtgtgtgtgtagtgtttgttGTGGGTGGgcgtgtgtgttgtggttagggGGGTGTGGTTGTGGCATGCGCAGGCATTCATGCAGTCTGTAAATGGACAAACAAAATACAATGCTACTATCACAACTTTTCCTTAGGTTTAGCCCACATCTCTATTTCTCGCTCTGGCCAAGGATGGCGCTGTCCACCCGACCCTTCCCGGAGACGGTGGAACAATGGTCGAGCTTCTTCCGGTGAGGTGCCGGGCAGCCTGGGATTCCTACCATAGAGTAGGAAAAGAAGACTGAGAGGCCGACATGGGGGTGGGCTCATCTTAGTGTGATCGAGACACCGGGTGACCCGTACTAAGCAGGACGCGCGTGCGCTGCACTATGCAGGATGCCTACTCACAGCACTATTGAACTCGACTGGTATCTCTCTTCAAAGTAAGAGCGGATGTGAATCTCCGACTCTCCACATGCATCTAGCCTCGGCAGTTTGATAGTGTTGCAGGTTATGCCTTTTTTTATCTGTTAAACTACTTCCGTCCTGCCTCCGCTCCTTGGAGCACATACAAAAGacggtgtcccaaatggcagcctgtTCCCGATGTTAGAGCACTGCTCtcgcactatgcagggaatagggttgCGTTTGGGCCGCACATAGGAGCCGCCGCCGCCGCTGCTACACCGGCCTACATGAAGATATGCCGGGATACTGAAAGCTTTGCCTCTATCCGCTAGCCTCTATCCGCTAGCCTCTATCCGCTATCTTCTATCCGCTAATAGCATTATTAAATTTCATAGAACTTCGCTTGTTCCACACAGGGGGAAATGCAATATAGTTTAGTCAAGTCAACTCTGCGATTATCAGATACAGAATCAACGGTGTGTTCAAATGCTACATTTCAAACACTTAATCTGTGTCTGATTTGAGTTTGCCTCGTGAAATAGATGCCCCCCCctccaaaaaataaataaaatagggaACTCCAGGCAGGCTCAAGCGAATGCTGAACTATTCAAAATAGTATTTGATCCCACGTCTGGAGGGCTGTGTTCTTCCAAAACGTTATATCTTCAACTCAAGCAAGGCCAACTAATAACCTCGTTAAATATATTTGCCTTTGCGATTCTGAGCGGTAATTACGATAAATGTAAAACACAGGACTATTCCCCTTTTCCTTAATCAGAATGTGACGGTAAACGCACGTAGCTCATTAAACGTGACTAATTGGGACGGCGGCGATGACCACCGGATGGATGTTTCTTAGTTAATTGGGCGACGTAATGTGCTGAGGGGTGAGAATAACTGGGTTGAACCTATGTCATTATATACCATACTAAAGTACTAATATTAGACATTCTTATGTATTGGGTTAGATTGACGGACAAACCAAccaatccagtgtgtgtgtgtgtgtgtgtgtgtgtgtgtgtgtgtgtgtgtgtctacctgtgtgttTGCTTATCAGTGTCTCCCTTAAGATTGTTCTCAGCAGCGGAGGCGAATGTGGGGGGGGACGTGGGGGGTGCCAGGTTGTAAGAACGACTGAGAAGTTCACTTCTGGcgacaaaaaaaaaataaaaaatgtcgtTTTACTCCAAAAATGCATGAATATAAATAAGGTTGACCCCATCTGAAATACAATTGATGGGAACCACTGCACTGTAGGGAGGATGAGGAGCAAGCTGTGGCTGCGTGATCGTGGCTCTCATTCCTGCTACTGCTTAAATCTGTTTGACAATTACAACTGGACTTTTTAAGCAAACAGATCTTAAAAGGGATAGTGCGAGATTTTGCCAATTAATTAAGGATACCATTTCTATGCCAATGCGTGCAGTTTATAACTTTAGTTTCGGGAGATTCGCCACAAAGTTTTGCCCAAAAAAAATCGTAGTTATTGGAGTGGCGGCAATGATacacaatctctttctctctctctctctgtccccacccCATGCTCACAAATCGCCGACGCCAATGATACTAATTGCCCGTGTAATTATTTAttgatgtctgtctgtgtgtcttttgTGTTTTCAACGTGTACTTGTCAcgtacacaggatacagcaaaGTGTAGAACAGTGTGGTGACATGCGCAGCGCAAAACTCTTTCCCAATGAGGCAGTAATACAAGTAATAATACAGACAAGAAATACGAGAGGAGACAGAACACAATACTCATATACAGGTTAGTGCCAGTACCATTATTACAGTGTGCAGGGGTGCTGGATTGATTGTAGGTATGTACATGTAAACAGGGGTAAGAAGTGACTTGTAGCAGGATAAATatgaatagtaataataataataataataataataataataataataataataataatcaacagctaaaatataaacgcaacatgtgaagtgttggtcccatgtttcatgaactgagataaaatatcccagaaatgttccatatgcaatagaagcttatttctctcaaatgttttgcacaaatttgttgacatccccgttagtgagcatttgtcctttgccaagatcCACCTGTCAAGTTTGGCATATCAAAAATCTGAATAAACTGCATGATcactacacaggtgcatcttgttgctggggacaataaaaggccactctcaAATTGGCAGTTTtggcacacaacacaatgccacagatgtctcaccttttgagggagtgtgcaattggcatgctgactgcaggaatgtccaccagagctgttgccagacaatTTAATAtttgaagaatttctgcacacggtcagaaaccgtctcagggaagctcatctgcctgctcgtcatcctcaccagggtcttgacctgactgcagttcagttCGGTGTCGTAACAGACTTCAGTGGGACAATGCTCATTTTCCATTGGCCACtagctggagaagtgtgctcttcgtggatgaatcccggttttgactgtaccgggcagatggcagacagctgtatggcatcgtgtgggcgaacggtttactgatgtcaacgttgtgaacagagtggcctgtggtggcggtggggttatggtatgggcagataTACGTTACGGACAACGatcacaattgcattttatcgatggcaatcgatgagatcctgaggcccattgtcgtgctgTTCATCCGCTGCCCTCACATCATGTTTCAACACGATAATGTACATcactcctggaagctgaaaaatgtcccagttcttcaatggTCTGTTTACTCGTctgacatgtcacccattgagcatgtttgggatgctctggatcgacgtgcacGACAGAGTGCTCCAGTACCCAGCAACTTCGCACGGTCATTGAAAAGGACCGCCTGCCGTATGGGAGCAGAGAACAGGCAAATGCtggggtgactggagtcttggGCACTTTTGgggggcctttctctgacacatGTTGGAAGTGTTTTTGACACCTTTGGGAAGCTGATAGCTGAAATGTTGCTAGTGACTGTAGTGCCACTGCTTGCTGCCGTCACACTGgaacataaaataataataatatttaataataataataataataataataataataataaactgtCTTTTTTACATGACGCAAACGCACGCACACAATACCCAGCTGTGTGTTTAAATACAATTCAAGGCATGTCCAAGGACCACTCGTTACAAGTAGGAACAATCACACACTCCCATCTCCACATTGCTCCGTTGCCATAGCGTTCTAGTCCTATCTGACGTGAGAGAGATTGACCCTCCGAGAGATTCTACAGTTGGCTTGGAATTCTAAAACAGCTGTGTGTCTTTTGTGTTAGTCGTTCTAGgcactgtgtgtttgtgcgtgaaaCGTGCACATGCGTGTGGCGCTAGGTGCACCTGcatcgtatgtgtgtgtgtttctgtttgcgTTTGCCCCGTGTCCTCCCCCCACTATGCCTAAGCAGTGACGTGACAGTGTTTGACTGTGGGCTGTAGGTCAGGAGTTCCCAGTGGGATTTCCCCCCCGCCTGTCTGTCACCGGCGATGACTCTGCACATGACACACACTCCACCCTGTACTTTTGTTATCGGAAGTACAGCTCACGAGTAGAGGACATGTTGTTCCAGGAAGCTTTGGATGTCGGTGGCGGTGCCTCACCAAAGTGCTTTAAATTCGCGTTTGGAAAAGCGCTGTATGAGATGAAATGAATTAAAAGACGCAGTTGGACatgtggagggacagacagacaaactgaGACCCACACAGACATGTTTTATTTACTTTGAGAGGAGACTCCTTCTCTTTCAGAGACCCCAGCGATGTCTCCTTAAGCTCAGCTGGGATTCTGGGTAATTTATGAGAGcgaaagatggagagggaggggggcagagagcgagagagagagagagagagagagagagtgagtgaggcaggcaggcatacaggcaggtagcacacacacacacacacagagagagagaaagagagaagcccaGTGGAATGTGTGAATAGTTTGTGCTGTGATATGCCAGGCTGTTTTGGCTTGTGTGTGGAATGTGGCAGCGTGTGTTCAGTTACaccctgtgtgtgttgtatttaTAGAGCaggacctctgtgtgtgtgtgtgtgtgtgtgtggacgtgccCACTCACAGAATCAGACCGTTGTGTATCCATGCATGATGCATACCCATACATGTATAAATGTATGAATGCACATTTAATGAATAAGTGGGGCAGGGGCagatatttgtattttatttctaTTCGCTTCAACATTTTTCTTTTGAAATTACGTTTAGATTCAAGTAGTTTCCAGACCTGATTTGCTAGTTTTTATTTAGTTGTAGTTTTTACAAAAACAATTCTATTTAGTTTTGTATTGTATTATTTAGTGTTCGGGATAAAAAAATAACTGAGAGGCTAGGAGACATTGATGTGATGTCACTTCTTGCcacggggtggggtggggggtgagtAATGTGTAAGGTGATGGGTCAGTTCATAGGTTAGGTTCACGTTGTAAAGTCAATTTCGATGTGACTTGGGTTTGAAAGGGTTCGCGCCTAGACTGGCGAAATAAATATGGTGGAAGGAAACTCTCTTCACAGACCACTGGtggttttcatctgattgtcaaacaaatcacttcataAAGTAGGTTACGTAGCCAGACAGCATCAGGCTACACTTACATGTCTTCTGCCTTGACGACGATGGCAGTATTATCAGCAGCACCTGTATTTTTACTAAATACATGTGTTTAACTCTGGTAATTTTTCTGTAAAATTGTTATATTTGCATTTTGCCCGGCTTTGAAAGCGCCTCATTGCTTAAGCGGAGAAATtgtatttaaaataaatattaCTAGTATTTTTGGGATGTTTATGCCCAGCTCACAAGGCCCCTTGATGTAAAGGCCTGAGGCAATAGCCTCTTCTGCCTAGTGCTAAGTCTGTCACTGATCCCTCTCAGGTCTGTTTAACGGGGTGgctctcccatagacaccaatgtatTATCAGCTGTGTCTGGTCTGCTTAGTTCATTGACTGTATATGAACCAGAAATAAATGAGGGATGTCtcacttcctcttccatctctggtTTAGCTTGCCCTTTGCATTTACCAATCTGATTCAGAAACTTAAACTCCATTTTGTAGAAATCTTGAAAACCCGTTAGATTTTTGCCCAAAGTTTAGGAGGAAAAAACAAATTCTGGACAAAATTCATGTTGGGTTTTATTTTAGTTAGTTTTAGAGTTCAAGATAATAGTATCAGTATATTTTTAGTTTTTCAAAAAGGTTTGGtaattattttattttccaaaatAGTTTTTTCATGTTTAG from Oncorhynchus keta strain PuntledgeMale-10-30-2019 chromosome 10, Oket_V2, whole genome shotgun sequence includes the following:
- the LOC118389002 gene encoding plexin-A1-like isoform X1, with the protein product MWPLQRSLAAPRLGNLLLLMVLVLLVGPSQTGGQPQTFKTFYPPDWGLTHLAIHNKTGEVYVGSVNWIFKLSSNLTKLRSHMTGPVVDNEKCYPPPSVQSCPHDLAQTSNVNKLLLIDYAQNRLIACGSTSQGICQFLRLDDLFKLGEPHHRKEHYLSSVAESGTMSGVIITSPHGPASKLFIGTPIDGKSEYFPTLSSRKLMANEENADMFSFVYQDEFVSSQLKIPSDTLSKFPAFDIYYIYSFSSEQFVYYLTMQLDTQLTSPDASGEQFFTSKIVRLCVDDPKFYSYVEFPIGCTKDGVEYRLIQDAYLSRPGKQLADSLSISEDEDILFTVFSQGQKNRAKPPKESALCLFTLRRIKEKIKERIQSCYRGEGRLSLPWLLNKELACINSPLQIDDNFCGQDFNQPLGGTSTIEGIPLFIDKDDGLTSVAAYDYRGNTVAFAGTRNGRIKKILVNSASPTRPALLYENVVVSDGPILRDLLFSPDMQHIYTLSDKQVREKYTQA